The Chryseolinea soli genome contains a region encoding:
- the pgeF gene encoding peptidoglycan editing factor PgeF, whose product MKRTQINDLHLWQFDDLAATPGIRHFVTDRSTHEAGEEFTLSFSSTPDKELVRRNRHLLAKAMGVDDGHLFFPSQVHKTRIVRVTSQTPLAELLETDALMTNQKGLCIAVMSADCVPILLYDKTNKAVAAVHSGWRGTVARILEKTLHAMHDAFGTEGKDIIAGIGPSVSQDAYEVGEEVVQSVHHAFGRESGLMIPQPDDKAKLDLWKANQIQLQEFGVHDKVIEISNLCSVKNNAHFFSARKGDAGRFAAGILLT is encoded by the coding sequence ATGAAAAGAACACAGATCAACGATCTTCATCTATGGCAATTTGATGACCTTGCTGCGACGCCCGGCATAAGACATTTCGTTACCGACCGCAGCACACACGAGGCAGGCGAAGAATTTACCTTGAGCTTTTCCAGTACACCCGATAAAGAATTGGTCCGGCGCAACCGGCACCTGTTGGCGAAGGCCATGGGCGTGGACGATGGGCATTTGTTCTTTCCCTCGCAGGTGCACAAGACCCGGATCGTTCGGGTCACGTCACAAACGCCTTTGGCGGAGCTCCTGGAAACGGATGCGCTGATGACCAATCAGAAAGGTTTGTGTATTGCTGTGATGTCGGCGGATTGTGTTCCGATCTTGCTCTATGACAAAACAAACAAAGCTGTCGCTGCCGTGCATTCAGGATGGCGCGGAACAGTAGCCCGCATCCTCGAGAAAACATTGCACGCCATGCATGATGCCTTCGGTACGGAAGGAAAAGACATCATCGCCGGCATTGGGCCGTCGGTGAGCCAGGATGCGTATGAGGTGGGCGAGGAAGTCGTGCAGTCAGTACACCACGCGTTTGGGAGAGAAAGCGGACTGATGATCCCCCAGCCGGATGACAAGGCAAAGCTCGATCTCTGGAAGGCCAACCAAATCCAACTGCAGGAATTCGGTGTGCACGACAAAGTCATCGAAATCTCCAATCTTTGCTCGGTAAAAAACAACGCGCATTTCTTCTCGGCCCGCAAGGGAGACGCCGGACGCTTTGCCGCAGGCATCCTTCTAACCTAG
- a CDS encoding helix-turn-helix domain-containing protein: MATRSSSNHTPVYCLDTFSKKADDSLFYIEKLQTHLKQHEFVSKPHRHDFYLLLYITQGSGKHHIDFVAYDLGPGSIFVMTPGQVHAWNLAPGTDGYIVFFIPEFYRMGLTENSLLDFPFFHSLHPNPLIQLGPQAEPMLDRVLQEMQAEFHRPIPPDLRLLRSYLDIVLLKVARHYTTDVKGQAAQGTTFKLRKLEALIDQHYATLKQPSEYAEHMHLSASYLNNICKKNLNKTLSDLIHERVVLEAKRYFAYSDLTINEVAHALNFTETSYFIRFFKKQTGLTPEQFKESTIRAIE, translated from the coding sequence ATGGCAACGCGCTCCTCTTCCAACCATACCCCGGTGTATTGCCTCGACACCTTTAGCAAAAAGGCAGACGACAGCCTCTTCTACATCGAGAAGCTTCAGACCCACCTGAAGCAACACGAGTTTGTCAGCAAGCCCCACCGCCATGACTTTTACCTGCTTTTATACATCACCCAAGGCTCGGGCAAACACCACATCGACTTTGTTGCTTATGACCTTGGCCCCGGATCCATTTTTGTGATGACGCCCGGCCAGGTGCATGCCTGGAACCTGGCCCCCGGAACCGACGGCTATATCGTTTTCTTTATACCCGAATTCTATCGGATGGGGTTGACGGAAAACAGTTTGCTGGATTTTCCATTCTTTCACTCGCTCCACCCCAATCCATTGATCCAACTGGGCCCGCAGGCCGAACCGATGTTGGACCGGGTACTCCAGGAAATGCAAGCCGAATTTCACCGTCCGATCCCCCCAGACCTGCGCCTCCTGCGAAGCTATCTGGACATCGTGCTGTTGAAGGTGGCCCGTCACTACACCACCGATGTGAAAGGGCAGGCCGCACAAGGCACGACCTTTAAGCTTCGAAAACTGGAGGCGTTGATCGACCAACATTACGCCACCCTAAAGCAGCCCTCCGAGTATGCCGAACACATGCACCTCTCTGCATCCTATCTCAACAACATCTGCAAAAAGAATCTGAACAAGACCCTGAGCGACCTGATCCACGAGCGTGTGGTCCTGGAAGCAAAACGGTACTTTGCATATTCCGATCTCACCATCAACGAGGTGGCGCATGCCCTGAATTTCACGGAAACGTCCTATTTTATACGATTCTTCAAAAAGCAGACAGGCCTGACGCCTGAACAGTTTAAAGAATCCACGATTCGTGCTATAGAATAG
- a CDS encoding DUF983 domain-containing protein, with amino-acid sequence MDLSRSTFYSMLAIRCPRCHEGKMFPSDTLYHPTKFTTMNKTCACCGQSFEPEPGYYYGAMFVSYAINTALFVAVWVALSVLVSEISTTLMVVTLLAVVFGFLPITFRLSRVLWINIFVHYEGVCNEIPRRS; translated from the coding sequence ATGGACCTCAGCCGTTCTACATTCTACAGCATGCTGGCCATCCGATGCCCGCGTTGCCACGAGGGCAAGATGTTTCCCTCCGACACCCTCTATCATCCCACCAAGTTCACCACCATGAACAAGACCTGCGCTTGCTGCGGACAATCGTTCGAGCCGGAACCCGGGTATTATTACGGGGCCATGTTCGTGAGCTATGCGATCAACACCGCCCTTTTTGTTGCCGTATGGGTAGCCCTCTCGGTTTTGGTTAGCGAGATCAGCACCACCCTCATGGTCGTCACCTTGCTGGCCGTGGTGTTCGGGTTCCTGCCCATCACCTTCCGGTTATCGCGGGTGTTGTGGATCAATATCTTTGTTCACTACGAAGGCGTCTGCAACGAGATCCCCCGTCGCAGTTGA
- a CDS encoding SDR family NAD(P)-dependent oxidoreductase: MESKNKIALVTGGNRGLGKNMAIKLAEKGNDVLITYNNNRQEAENVVADIKALGRNAAALQLNVGDSKTFDDFFKRLSAQLKESFGTEKFDFLINNAGIGIHASIAATEEQMFDELMNIHLKGVFFLTQKALPHLNDNGRIINLSTGLARFTTPGYAAYASMKGGVEVFTRYLAKEVGSRGITANVVAPGIIQTDFTKATFEHAPQVIKHIEANTALGRTGVPDDIGGVVAFLCTEEARWINAQRIEASGGMFL; the protein is encoded by the coding sequence ATGGAATCAAAAAACAAAATCGCCCTGGTCACCGGCGGTAACCGGGGATTGGGAAAGAACATGGCTATAAAACTGGCCGAAAAAGGAAACGACGTGCTCATCACCTACAACAACAATAGACAGGAAGCCGAAAATGTGGTGGCCGATATCAAAGCACTGGGAAGAAATGCTGCCGCACTCCAATTGAATGTGGGCGACAGCAAGACCTTCGATGATTTCTTTAAACGCCTGTCTGCTCAACTGAAGGAAAGCTTCGGCACCGAAAAGTTTGACTTTCTTATTAACAATGCGGGCATTGGCATTCACGCTTCGATCGCGGCAACAGAGGAACAAATGTTTGATGAATTGATGAACATCCATCTCAAAGGCGTTTTTTTCCTCACGCAAAAAGCGCTGCCGCATTTAAACGACAACGGCCGCATCATAAACCTTTCCACGGGACTGGCGCGTTTCACCACACCGGGTTATGCCGCCTATGCTTCCATGAAGGGTGGCGTTGAAGTGTTCACGCGCTACCTGGCAAAGGAAGTGGGATCCCGGGGCATCACGGCCAATGTTGTAGCGCCGGGCATTATTCAAACGGATTTTACGAAAGCCACCTTTGAACATGCACCCCAGGTCATAAAACATATCGAAGCCAACACCGCGCTGGGAAGAACCGGCGTGCCCGACGACATCGGTGGTGTGGTGGCCTTCCTTTGCACGGAAGAGGCACGCTGGATCAACGCACAACGCATCGAAGCTTCAGGTGGGATGTTCTTATAA
- a CDS encoding DUF748 domain-containing protein, whose translation MTTAKTKHKKRTGVIITISLVVLLVTGRLLLPYIVLNYLNKTLANMKGYRGHIEDVDIALIRGAYKIDSIYLHKVDTAKDKETPFFAASSVDLSVEWKALFHGSIVGEMIFERPMIRFTKDKVEPKQVRNDSTGFKNLLDDFMPLKVNRVEINDGEIQYKDEFSKPKVDLALTHTYAQALNLRNSYDSAALLPASLTIRADLYEGKLSLNAKLNPLADDPTFDMNADLKHTNLVKLNEFFQAYAKVDVNKGDFGLYAEVAAKKGNFAGYVKPLIQDLDVLGKEDRKDNVFQKMWEGFVGTVGEVFRNQPKDQVATKVEFKGSLKNPDTNVWSAIYNVLENAFIQALQPSIDHEINIASVDTKKEEKKNFLQKIFDKKDDKDKEKGKAEKKKEKEKKKKEKEKKKNNNKEESSNNV comes from the coding sequence ATGACCACGGCGAAAACTAAACATAAAAAAAGAACAGGTGTTATCATCACCATCAGTCTTGTAGTGCTGTTGGTGACCGGCCGGCTCCTATTGCCTTACATTGTTTTAAATTATCTCAATAAAACCCTGGCCAACATGAAAGGCTACCGGGGTCATATTGAAGACGTGGACATCGCACTGATACGGGGCGCTTACAAAATCGATAGCATTTATCTCCACAAAGTTGACACCGCAAAAGATAAAGAGACGCCGTTCTTTGCCGCTTCCAGCGTAGACCTTTCCGTAGAGTGGAAGGCCCTCTTTCACGGATCCATCGTTGGTGAAATGATTTTTGAACGGCCCATGATCCGCTTCACAAAAGACAAAGTTGAACCCAAACAAGTGCGCAACGATTCGACGGGGTTTAAAAACCTTTTGGACGATTTCATGCCGCTAAAAGTGAACCGGGTCGAGATCAACGACGGCGAGATCCAGTACAAGGATGAATTCTCAAAACCGAAAGTGGACCTCGCGCTAACCCACACCTATGCCCAGGCACTCAATCTCCGGAACAGCTACGACTCCGCCGCCCTCTTGCCTGCCTCTCTCACGATTCGGGCAGACCTCTATGAAGGCAAGCTCTCCCTGAATGCAAAACTGAACCCACTCGCCGACGATCCCACCTTCGACATGAATGCCGACCTGAAGCACACCAACCTGGTGAAGTTGAACGAGTTCTTCCAGGCCTACGCCAAGGTGGACGTGAACAAAGGCGACTTTGGCCTATATGCCGAAGTGGCCGCTAAGAAAGGAAACTTCGCCGGTTATGTGAAGCCGCTCATCCAAGACCTGGACGTGCTCGGTAAGGAAGACCGAAAAGACAATGTGTTTCAAAAAATGTGGGAAGGATTTGTTGGAACCGTTGGTGAGGTCTTTCGAAATCAGCCAAAAGACCAGGTAGCCACTAAGGTTGAATTTAAAGGAAGCCTCAAGAATCCGGATACCAACGTCTGGAGCGCGATCTATAACGTGTTGGAAAACGCCTTTATTCAGGCCCTTCAACCGTCCATCGATCACGAGATCAACATTGCTTCTGTAGACACAAAGAAAGAAGAAAAGAAAAATTTCCTGCAGAAGATTTTTGACAAGAAAGACGATAAGGATAAAGAAAAAGGCAAAGCCGAAAAAAAGAAAGAAAAGGAGAAAAAGAAGAAAGAAAAGGAGAAGAAGAAAAACAACAACAAAGAAGAGTCCAGCAACAACGTTTAG
- a CDS encoding inorganic diphosphatase produces MNLSRIPTFVNQHIHVVIETPKGSRFKYAYEENVDLLVVRHELPEGFTFPINFGFIPHTLAGDGDPLDVLVMSETPAISGCLMECRVVGAVTARQRDRNKWVRNDRVWAVPVASRSYENIQSLSDISKTFLTQVEQFFVAYNAARGKTYQSLKRLSPVQALALIRKSQVPLPPHT; encoded by the coding sequence ATGAACCTATCCCGTATACCCACCTTTGTTAATCAGCATATCCATGTGGTGATCGAAACTCCCAAGGGTAGTCGCTTCAAATATGCTTACGAGGAAAATGTTGATCTCCTGGTGGTTCGTCACGAACTGCCCGAGGGATTCACCTTTCCGATCAACTTCGGTTTTATCCCCCATACGCTGGCCGGTGATGGAGATCCATTGGACGTGTTGGTCATGAGCGAAACGCCGGCCATTAGCGGATGCCTGATGGAGTGCCGTGTCGTTGGAGCCGTCACTGCCCGGCAGCGCGATCGAAATAAATGGGTGCGCAACGATCGGGTGTGGGCTGTGCCGGTAGCCAGCCGGTCGTATGAGAATATTCAGTCGTTGAGCGATATCAGCAAAACATTTCTCACCCAGGTCGAACAATTTTTTGTTGCGTATAATGCTGCCCGTGGCAAAACCTATCAATCGTTGAAGCGGTTGAGTCCGGTGCAGGCGTTGGCATTGATCCGAAAAAGTCAAGTTCCACTCCCGCCACATACATAA
- a CDS encoding DUF3175 domain-containing protein produces MLTKRKNTTPSPHHRPRKPRKWSAQVTQTSDAMDLRKNVFRLSDPKRIARSVKRSAQQSKRRKGTPYQSAMSMLNFYINRAGKNLTPAKKAKLEKAKDELRALFHRTGD; encoded by the coding sequence ATGCTGACCAAAAGAAAAAACACCACCCCATCCCCGCACCACCGACCACGCAAACCCCGCAAGTGGTCCGCGCAGGTAACCCAAACCAGCGATGCCATGGACCTCCGGAAAAATGTTTTTCGTTTGTCGGACCCTAAACGGATCGCCCGGTCGGTGAAGCGGTCGGCCCAGCAAAGCAAACGCAGGAAAGGCACGCCCTATCAATCCGCGATGTCGATGTTGAACTTCTACATCAACCGGGCAGGAAAAAATCTAACCCCCGCTAAAAAAGCAAAACTCGAAAAAGCCAAGGACGAGTTGAGAGCGCTTTTCCATCGAACCGGGGATTAA
- a CDS encoding DUF4142 domain-containing protein, whose translation MKINIVFVMFLTLVVVASINSCKKSPPDSKDVAEAQNKAVFDTTSVEDDVQFAIAAADGGLLEIQLGNLALTNASSAEVKKFGQSMIDDHSGANKELSALASQKNITLPQSLSEKNQKRYDELQQMKGKEFDEAYADFMVKDHKQDIDEFKKEAEKGNDKDLQSWAQGKVPVLEHHLSMAQQTQESLKNQ comes from the coding sequence ATGAAAATCAACATAGTGTTCGTGATGTTCCTTACCCTGGTGGTTGTAGCTAGCATCAACTCCTGTAAGAAATCCCCGCCCGATAGTAAGGACGTGGCGGAAGCGCAAAACAAAGCCGTGTTCGATACCACCAGCGTGGAAGATGATGTGCAGTTTGCCATTGCCGCCGCCGACGGCGGCTTGCTGGAAATTCAATTGGGAAACCTGGCCCTTACCAACGCGTCGTCTGCCGAGGTGAAAAAATTCGGCCAAAGCATGATCGACGACCACAGCGGGGCCAACAAGGAACTGTCGGCCCTGGCTTCGCAAAAAAATATTACGCTTCCGCAATCGCTAAGTGAGAAAAATCAGAAACGTTATGACGAACTTCAGCAAATGAAGGGCAAGGAGTTCGACGAAGCCTATGCCGACTTCATGGTGAAAGACCATAAGCAAGACATTGACGAATTCAAAAAAGAAGCAGAAAAAGGAAACGACAAAGACTTGCAATCCTGGGCCCAGGGAAAGGTGCCTGTGTTGGAGCACCATTTGAGTATGGCGCAACAAACACAGGAATCGCTGAAGAACCAGTAG
- a CDS encoding ABC transporter permease: MIRHAFLLLYRNFKRFKSTFFINLIGLSAGLSCSLFIYLWVNDEWHVDKFNEHDEHLYQVLQNFYNEGNIGTGEGTQGLLARALADEMPEVEYAASVVPADWFSAKGIVSFEGNSVKAGSQYVSKDYFKMFTVPFKEGDQNLLFVDKYGMAISEQLAMKLFQSPANAIGKIVDWTGDQFKEPVHIVGVFEDRPANATDQFDILFNYELFFSNREGLQYWTNSDPSTFVLLKKGTDPKAFSAKIAGFIKTKNKETKNTLLLQRYSDRYLHGRYENGVPVGGRIEYVRLLSVIAIFILVIACINFMNLSTAKASRRIKEIGIKKAVGASRYTLVLQYLSESMFMTFLSLALSILLVDIGLPQFNVITGKHLILQLTPSFMLTVLSITFITGLIAGSYPALYLSGFKPAAVLKGKLNSSLGERWARQGLVVFQFTASVILIVTVLVVYKQIDYVQSKNLGYDRDNVIHFEIQVKNTGDPMFFEIGGTLDHAVASFLNRVRSLPNVVNAANFDHDVVGHHGGLGGVDWKPGDEDSKKSFSNLEVGFDFIETLGIQMKEGRSYSKELSGEKQKIVLNEAAIDMMDLKDPIGKTIRVWGEEKQIIGVTKNFHFESLFEEMKPCLIQLEPRVPRIMVKMKKGTEAETLPQIQKLYQEQNPGLAFDYRFLDDDYQALYAAEQRVSVLSRCFAVLAILISCLGLFGLAAFTAERRLKEIGIRKILGSSEMGIVYLLSGDFTKIVLAAVVIAVPVSYFIVTVWLQSFAYKIALNAWYFLIPGMGALIITWLTVGSQAIRASRVSPTQSLKEE; the protein is encoded by the coding sequence ATGATAAGGCATGCCTTCCTCTTACTCTACCGGAACTTCAAGCGTTTCAAAAGCACTTTTTTCATCAACCTTATTGGATTGTCCGCAGGCCTGTCGTGCTCGCTATTCATCTATCTTTGGGTAAATGACGAGTGGCACGTAGACAAATTCAACGAACACGACGAGCACCTTTACCAGGTGCTGCAGAATTTCTACAACGAGGGTAACATCGGAACCGGGGAAGGCACACAAGGACTCCTGGCCCGCGCCTTGGCCGATGAGATGCCCGAAGTGGAATATGCCGCCTCGGTTGTTCCTGCCGATTGGTTTTCGGCGAAGGGCATCGTTTCTTTTGAAGGCAACAGTGTAAAGGCCGGCAGCCAGTACGTGAGCAAAGACTACTTCAAGATGTTCACGGTTCCTTTTAAAGAAGGTGACCAGAATCTTTTGTTTGTCGATAAATACGGGATGGCCATTTCCGAGCAATTGGCCATGAAGCTTTTTCAATCACCGGCGAATGCGATAGGCAAGATCGTGGATTGGACCGGAGATCAGTTCAAAGAGCCCGTTCACATCGTTGGCGTTTTTGAAGACCGACCGGCTAACGCGACCGATCAATTCGATATTTTATTCAACTACGAATTGTTCTTCTCGAACCGGGAGGGATTGCAATATTGGACGAACAGCGATCCCAGCACGTTCGTGTTATTGAAGAAGGGCACCGACCCCAAGGCGTTCAGCGCAAAAATTGCCGGGTTTATCAAAACGAAAAATAAAGAGACGAAGAATACGTTGCTGCTGCAACGCTACTCCGACCGCTATTTACATGGACGCTATGAAAACGGAGTGCCTGTCGGAGGGCGCATCGAATACGTCCGGTTGCTTTCCGTCATTGCCATTTTTATTCTGGTGATTGCCTGTATCAATTTCATGAATCTTTCCACGGCGAAGGCTTCACGGCGTATCAAGGAGATCGGCATCAAGAAGGCCGTTGGCGCGAGCCGCTACACGCTGGTATTGCAATACCTCAGCGAATCGATGTTCATGACATTTTTGTCGCTGGCGCTATCGATACTCTTGGTCGACATCGGCCTGCCGCAATTCAACGTCATCACCGGCAAACACCTTATCCTGCAATTAACGCCCAGCTTTATGCTGACGGTGTTGAGCATCACCTTCATCACCGGGCTGATTGCCGGCAGCTATCCGGCCTTATACCTTTCAGGATTCAAGCCTGCTGCCGTGCTGAAGGGAAAATTGAACAGCTCGCTGGGCGAACGTTGGGCACGCCAGGGACTGGTGGTGTTTCAATTCACGGCGTCGGTGATTCTCATTGTGACGGTGCTGGTGGTGTACAAACAGATCGACTATGTGCAGTCGAAAAATCTGGGCTACGACCGCGATAACGTTATACACTTCGAGATCCAGGTGAAGAACACCGGCGACCCGATGTTTTTTGAGATTGGAGGAACGCTGGACCATGCAGTGGCGTCATTCCTGAATCGCGTGCGAAGTCTCCCCAACGTGGTGAATGCGGCTAACTTTGATCACGATGTCGTTGGCCATCACGGCGGCCTTGGCGGCGTGGACTGGAAACCGGGTGACGAGGACAGTAAAAAAAGTTTTTCTAACCTCGAGGTGGGTTTTGATTTTATTGAAACGCTGGGCATTCAAATGAAAGAAGGCCGGTCGTATTCTAAAGAGCTCAGCGGCGAAAAGCAAAAGATCGTTCTCAACGAAGCCGCCATTGACATGATGGACCTGAAGGACCCTATCGGAAAGACCATTCGGGTTTGGGGTGAGGAGAAACAGATTATCGGGGTGACGAAAAATTTTCATTTCGAATCCCTTTTCGAGGAGATGAAGCCGTGTCTGATCCAACTGGAGCCAAGAGTTCCCCGAATCATGGTAAAAATGAAAAAAGGAACGGAGGCCGAAACACTCCCGCAGATCCAAAAGCTCTATCAGGAACAAAACCCTGGCCTGGCGTTCGACTATAGATTTCTTGACGACGACTACCAGGCGTTGTACGCCGCCGAGCAGCGTGTTTCTGTGCTGTCGCGTTGCTTCGCGGTGTTGGCCATTCTCATTTCTTGTCTGGGCCTCTTTGGCCTGGCCGCCTTCACGGCCGAGCGCCGGTTGAAAGAGATCGGCATCCGGAAGATCCTGGGCTCGAGCGAAATGGGTATCGTCTATTTGTTGTCGGGCGACTTTACAAAAATTGTGCTGGCGGCAGTCGTGATCGCTGTGCCCGTGAGCTATTTTATAGTCACCGTATGGTTGCAAAGCTTTGCCTATAAGATCGCTCTGAATGCCTGGTACTTTTTGATCCCGGGCATGGGTGCACTGATCATTACGTGGTTGACCGTGGGGAGTCAGGCCATCCGGGCTTCACGTGTCAGTCCAACCCAATCCTTGAAAGAAGAGTGA
- a CDS encoding ABC transporter permease, which yields MIKHNLLLLFRNFLRFKTTFFINLAGLTAGLACSLLIYFWVNDELAFDQFHEKKDRLYQVIENRMRPSGIWTAYTTSGLLGETLSGEMPEVEYAMNTSSGQGATLTIGDKNMKAEGRFVGKDFFKMFSFSLLQGDVNQVLLDKSSLVISDELALKLFNTTDNVVGRTVEYDHHDSYVISGVFKKVPQQSSLQMDFLGSFEKFKDGKEWLLDWGNTGTYAFVLLKPGADVAAFNAKFASYISIKTKDEDRYRTPFLKLFSRNYLHGNYENGVETGGRITYVKLFSIIAAFILVIASINFMNLSTAKASRRMKEVGIKKAVGAGRKTLVIQYLGESLFMSLLSLVLAILIADLLLPKFNEITSKHIALHLDAVTGLQLMAITTITGLLAGSYPAVYLSGFNPATVLKGQFSASWGEQWARKGLVIFQFTISIIFIVSVVVVYKQIEFVQSRDLGYDKENVIFVRREGNIWTDASLETFLSEIKAIPGVVNASSLGHNLMGHNSGTSGVEWPGKDLKDKTEFENMSVNHDLMETMGIELKEGRAFSKDFSDTARIIFNEAAIRFMGMEDPIGKVVKLWGDNMEIIGVVKDFNFESLHQKVKPLFLRMYAGNTWHIVIKLARGPQHETIKRIEDTFRKVNPGFIFEYSFLDENQQALYAAERRVAVLSRYFAGLAVLISCLGLFGLVSFTAERRLKEIGIRKVLGSSVFRIVFLLSGDFTKTVLISILVALPLSYFLSHYWLEGFAYKTPLEWWYFVAAGLIALCIAWLTVSVQAFKAARVNPVKCLKEQ from the coding sequence ATGATAAAGCATAATCTCCTTTTGCTCTTCCGCAATTTTCTTCGGTTCAAAACGACCTTTTTTATCAACCTCGCCGGACTCACTGCCGGCCTGGCGTGCTCGTTGCTCATTTATTTTTGGGTGAACGACGAATTGGCGTTCGATCAATTTCACGAGAAAAAGGATCGGTTGTACCAGGTGATCGAGAATCGCATGAGGCCTAGTGGCATCTGGACAGCCTACACGACGTCGGGTCTTTTAGGCGAAACACTGTCAGGAGAAATGCCCGAGGTGGAGTATGCCATGAACACGTCTTCGGGTCAAGGTGCCACGCTCACGATAGGCGATAAGAATATGAAGGCGGAAGGTCGCTTCGTCGGAAAAGATTTTTTTAAAATGTTCTCCTTTTCCCTATTGCAAGGCGACGTCAACCAGGTCCTGCTCGACAAGAGTTCCCTGGTGATCAGTGACGAGTTGGCCCTAAAACTTTTCAACACGACCGATAATGTGGTGGGCCGGACCGTTGAATATGATCATCACGATTCGTACGTGATTTCGGGTGTGTTTAAGAAAGTGCCCCAGCAATCGTCTTTGCAGATGGATTTTTTAGGCTCCTTCGAAAAGTTCAAGGACGGAAAGGAATGGCTTCTGGATTGGGGCAACACGGGAACCTATGCTTTTGTGTTGCTCAAACCGGGCGCGGACGTGGCGGCTTTCAATGCAAAGTTTGCCAGCTATATCAGCATTAAAACAAAAGATGAAGATCGCTACCGCACGCCATTCCTGAAACTTTTTTCGAGAAACTACCTGCATGGTAACTATGAGAATGGCGTTGAAACGGGTGGAAGGATCACCTACGTAAAACTGTTTTCCATCATTGCAGCCTTTATCCTGGTCATCGCCTCCATCAATTTTATGAACTTGTCTACCGCCAAAGCTTCACGACGCATGAAGGAGGTGGGTATCAAAAAAGCCGTTGGCGCTGGACGCAAAACACTTGTTATTCAATACCTCGGCGAATCGTTATTCATGAGCTTGCTCTCCCTGGTGCTGGCCATTCTCATCGCGGATCTGTTGTTGCCGAAATTCAATGAGATCACGAGTAAACACATTGCGCTTCACCTCGATGCCGTCACGGGATTGCAGTTGATGGCGATCACGACGATCACGGGTTTGCTGGCGGGGAGTTATCCTGCGGTATACCTTTCGGGGTTCAACCCGGCCACGGTACTGAAAGGTCAATTCAGCGCTTCATGGGGCGAGCAATGGGCGCGGAAAGGATTGGTGATCTTTCAGTTTACAATCTCCATCATCTTTATTGTTTCGGTGGTGGTGGTCTATAAACAAATCGAATTCGTGCAATCGCGCGATCTTGGATATGACAAAGAGAACGTGATTTTTGTGCGTCGCGAAGGAAATATTTGGACCGACGCCTCTCTGGAAACTTTTCTGTCGGAAATAAAAGCGATCCCCGGCGTGGTGAACGCGTCGAGCCTCGGTCACAATCTTATGGGGCACAACAGCGGCACCTCCGGCGTAGAGTGGCCCGGAAAAGATTTGAAAGATAAAACCGAGTTCGAGAACATGAGCGTTAATCATGACCTGATGGAAACGATGGGCATAGAATTGAAAGAGGGCCGGGCTTTTTCCAAAGATTTTTCCGATACGGCGCGAATCATTTTCAACGAAGCCGCCATCCGCTTTATGGGCATGGAGGATCCGATTGGGAAGGTGGTGAAGTTATGGGGCGATAATATGGAGATCATCGGCGTGGTAAAGGATTTTAATTTCGAGTCGTTGCATCAAAAGGTGAAGCCCTTGTTCTTGCGAATGTATGCGGGCAACACCTGGCACATCGTGATCAAACTGGCACGGGGACCGCAACACGAAACCATAAAGCGCATTGAAGATACCTTTCGCAAAGTCAATCCGGGGTTTATTTTCGAATACAGCTTTTTGGATGAGAACCAACAGGCACTCTATGCCGCTGAACGCCGCGTGGCCGTGTTGTCGCGCTATTTTGCCGGTTTGGCGGTGCTCATTTCATGCCTGGGGCTTTTTGGTTTGGTGTCGTTCACGGCCGAGCGCCGTTTGAAGGAAATTGGCATCCGGAAAGTCTTGGGGTCAAGTGTGTTTCGCATCGTGTTCCTGTTGTCGGGTGACTTCACCAAAACGGTGCTGATCTCCATCCTCGTGGCCTTGCCGTTGAGCTATTTCTTATCGCACTATTGGTTGGAAGGCTTTGCCTACAAAACGCCCTTGGAGTGGTGGTACTTTGTGGCGGCAGGCCTCATCGCTTTGTGCATCGCCTGGCTTACGGTGAGCGTGCAGGCTTTCAAAGCGGCCCGGGTCAATCCGGTCAAGTGTCTGAAGGAACAATAG